From the Neobacillus sp. PS3-34 genome, the window TATATGCACTTTCATAAATGTCCGAGTTCGAAACAGGAAAGAGTTCTTAAAATATTCACCAAAGTTATATGTGGAAATATTCACAAGATGAGTTGCACTAATTTCTAAGGGAAGGGTGTTTTCCTTTATTTTACTATAGTGAAAGTTAAATAGAGTGACAAAAGGGTGACAAATATTCTGTTGCAGTCAGTGCGAAAAATGAAGAAAAAAATATTTGTTTACAGAATAAAAAGAAGGTTTTGAATTTTACGAAAAAAGGAATAGAAAAACAGATTATTGAAAGGGGAAGTGGAATTTGAAAAAGTGTCTGTCTGGTCTTATGACCCTCTTAATGCTTTTTTCACTGTTTTTGCCAGGGATTTCTAGGGCAAATGCGGAGGTTTCAGGTGCGGTAATGGATAGCAATCTGCTTAAACAGTTAGAAACCGCAACGGGCGATCTGCAGGTCATTGTCACATTTGATGGGAAGGGTGCACCTTCACAGGAAAATTTAGCGTTATTAAAGAATCTTGGGATTTCAAAAGGAATTACCATGAAGTCACTGCCAATCGCAGGAGTACTCGCAACAAAGGACCAAATTAACAAACTGGCAGCTACACAAGAAGTAAAATCAATTTACCTCAATAAAAAATTAACCTACTCCAATTATGATGCCACAAATGTTACCGGCGTCGATAAGGCACGGACGGATACCAGTATGCAGAAAGCCAATGGAGGAATGCCGATTACCGGAAAAGGAGTGGGCGTCGTCATTAATGACAGCGGTGTTGACGGTACGCATAAAGACCTGCAGTATGGAAACCACTTAGTACAGAACGTACTTGGCAGCACAAATTTAAACAGCCTTGATTCCACACTTCTTCCGGTTACCTATGTGGAAAATGTACCGAATACAGATAATAATTCAGGGCATGGCACGCATGTAGCCGGCACTGTTGGCGGAACGGGAGCCAGCTCGAACGGCAAATATGAGGGCGTTGCACCAGGAGCCGATTTAATCGGGTACGGTTCAGGCGCGGCACTATTCGTCCTCGATGGAATTGGCGGGTTTGATTATGCTCTCACTCACCAATCACAGTACAATATACGCATCATTACCAATTCATGGGGTACAACGGGCGACTTCGATCCGTATGATCCCATCAATCTAGCAAGTAAAGCGGCCTATGACCACGGCATTACGGTTCTTTTTGCAGCAGGAAATGAAGGACCAGGTGAAAATACGCATAATCCATATGCGAAGGCACCTTGGGTTATTTCCGTAGCGGCTGGCGAAAAGGATGGTTCGCTCGCCGACTTCTCCTCACGCGGTACAAAGGGAGTTGGAGGAACGTTTGAGATGGACGGAAGAACGTGGAAATGGGAGGACCGTCCAACAGTTACCGCACCTGGCGTCGATATCATTTCAACCCGGGTGCTCGGACCAGTGTCGTCGCTTGGGGCAACGTCGGATGCCGAAATGATTGAACCGGCTTATCTTCCCTATTATACAGTCATGAGCGGAACCTCCATGGCGACACCGCATGTGGCCGGCATTGCGGCCCTGCTTTTAGAAGCGAAGCCAACCCTAACACCGGATGATATTAAAAAAGTACTCCAGGATACAGCGACCAATATGCCTGGATATGAAACTTGGGAAGTGGGAGCAGGCTATGTAAATGCGTTTGATGCACTTGATGCCGTGATGTTTGGAAAAACTTACGGCAAAACGGTAAATGCCTATCAAATTTTTAACAGCAATGTTAACTCAACGGTAGACCGGAGCGCTTTCCAGGTAGACTATAATCCAGTCACACTTGGATCAAATTCCTTTACGTTCACAGTGCAGGATGGAGTTTCCCAGCTGACAGCCCGTGTGGATGCCAAAGGACTGCTTGAGCAAACAGGCAACCCTATCAATCTCGTCTTGATCGCTCCAGATGGCACAGAATACAGCTCGGGCGTGAGCTTATTATTCCCTTTGTATACGGATAGGACCGTTTCAGTGAATACTCCTGTGGCTGGGCAGTGGAAAGCGGAGGTTCGCGGTCTGCGCGGGAATGAAGCGAATCCTGTCGGCACAGCCCTTCCGGAAACGGTTAAAGGAACACTCGCTTTATCAAAGGTCAGCGGCTTTACCGGTTTAAATGATATTGCAGGCCATCCGGCAGCCGATGCCATAAAAATGGCTGTAAATGAAAGACTCGTAGATGGCTATGCGGACGGTACGTATAAACCAAACCAGATACTTCTTCGCAAGGAATTGGCCCGTTATCTCGTAATGGGTTCTGGAATCCGCCAAAGCCAGGCAGTCATTGTCCCGAATGTTTCTTCGGCTGATTTGCCATTTGTTCAGGCGGTTGTGGCAAAAGGCGCTGCTATCCGTGACGAGCTGCAGACGCAAAATGGCGTCATGCTCCTTGACTCAGCGGGCAGCTTTAACGGCAGCGGGCCATAACAAAAATGGATTTGGCATACTCTTTCGTTCAGGCACTCGGCCTGGAGAAACAGGCAAAGGAATTTACAGGCGATGTCACAGTACAATATAAGGATGAAAGAATTACTTTAAAAGACAGCAGCAGCATTCCAGATGCCATGAAGGGATATGTGCAGCTGCGCCTTGACTTGAATATTTTAAATGCTAGCTTTAGCGTCAAACAAGGTCCATACGACCTGAAGCCTACAGTAGAAGCCACTTTTGATCCGGCTAAAAAAGTAAGCAGAGGCGATTATGCAGTAGCAGCGAGCCGATATTTCCAGACATGGCTTCAATAAAAAAGGGGGAGAAGCGCTTTAATGGCGCTTCTCCTTTAATTTTTTGATTTTATGTTGTTTTTACTGAAATTTGGATTAAAAATTTTTGCAAAATCGCTTCAGCTACAACATTTACGTGTATTGAATGTGCAAATCCCTTTCAATAAAGGACCAGGGAATCCCTTTCTACTTTAACTGAACGCTTTTCTACACTAACTAAGAGTATTTCTACAATAAGTTCGTGTTTATCTACACTAATTTAAGAAATTTCTACACTAAAACGTCGGAATTCTACAATTCTTAATAAAATGAACACCTTTTAATAAGGCTGTTTTCGTATACTTTGTTCCTATATAAGTAGTAGTTGATTTGCACTCCAGGATGCTCGCTTTCCGCGGGGCGTGCGGTGAGCCTCCTCGGCGCTCTGCGCCTGTGGGGTCTCACCTGTCCCGCTGCTCCCGCAGGAGTCTCGCACCTTCCGTTCCAATCAACTTCTTTTTCAACGAATTGCTTTTAAAAACCTATTTACAAAACAACAATCTTTTAGAAAACAGCCTTTAATAAAAAATGGATCGTCCCACAATAATTCTAATAAAATTTTTTAACTTCTTACTCAATCTCTCATTCGCATACCGTAATTAAATATTGAATGAAAAAAAACCTGAAATTCCCCAAAAAGGCATTCATAGACATTTAAAATTAGGTTTCGTACTATTAATAACGGGTATATAAGTAGCTTTATTTTTGATTCCCATTGCTATATAATAGCTCCACGTGTGAGAGGAGCTAGATGAACGAAGTGGAAGAGAATTACTTAGAGATAGAAGCAATTATTCATCCGATTTTAGAACGGTCGGGGAGTGATGTTCAGGTAAAGATCGATAGCCATTTTCCAGGGGGGCGTCTGGCTGGAGGCAAATACACAATGAGCACACATACTGTGACTTTATATATTGAAGAAATTAAAGAGCAATGCATGCAGATTTTTGGATCATTAAGCCTGCTGCCAGATTATCTGTCTGTTATTTTTGCCCATGAACTGGGGCATGCCCAGGATCGGCATCTTGCCGCACTGGCAGATTTTTATGACGAGTGTACAAACGAATTTGACCGCAGCAAAATCGCCTTTCTGATTGAAAAAAACGCCTGGAAGTATGCTGAAAAACTAATGCCTGAAATCAGCCGGGATTTTGTCAAAAAAATCATTGCCCAGTCACTCAAACCCTATTATGAAAAAATGGAGCTGCAGACAGCTTAATTCTATAACAAAAAATCCAGGGATCTCGCCATCACTGGATTTTTCTTCTTCATATTGCTTAATTGGAATGTAAGCGTTACACTATTGCTATTAGCGGCTATTATTTAGAGCTTTTTTTAATACAAACGAATGCAAGCGGTTGCGCTCAGATTAAGCTAAATCTAAATTTAAATCTAAGCTTTGGAGCAAATTAAGTCTGAAGCATCACGACACGCTTGCTTAAAAATATGTTGGAGAGTGATAGGCATGAAAAAAATTTGGTGGAAAGAAGCAGTTGGGTATCAAATTTATCCGCGAAGCTTTCAGGATTCTAATGGTGATGGAATTGGCGATCTTCAAGGAATTATACAGCGGCTTGATTATATAAAAGAGCTGGGAATCGATGTTATTTGGATTTGCCCGATGTATAAATCTCCTAACGATGACAATGGCTATGATATTTCTGATTATGAGGACATTATGGAAGAATTCGGGACAATGGCTGACTTTGACCAGCTTTTATCCGAGGTCCACCAGCGCGGTATGAAGCTGATCATTGACCTTGTGCCAAACCATACGAGTGACGAGCATCCATGGTTTATCGAATCCCGCTCTTCAAAGGACAATCCAAAGCGTGACTGGTACATCTGGAGAGACGGAAAGAACGGCGCAGAGCCAAATAACTGGGAAAGCATTTTCGGAGGATCTGCCTGGCAATACGACGAAGTGACAGACCAATATTACATGCACGTATTTTCGACGAAGCAGCCAGACCTTAACTGGGAAAATTCAGAGGTACGTGGTGCGGTTTACAGCATGATGAACTGGTGGCTGGATAAGGGAATTGACGGCTTCCGCATTGATGCCATCAGCCATATCAAGAGGCGTCCAGGCCTTCCTGACATGCCCAACCCTAATAATGAAAAATACGTTTCCTCCTTTGATATGCACATGAACCAGGAAGGCATCCATGAGTTTTTAAGTGAAATTCAGGCCAGCACCTACGGCAAGTATGATGTCATGACGGTTGGCGAGGCAAACGGCGTTTCAATTGAAGAAGCAGATCAATGGGTCGGCGAGGAAAAGGGTAAAATGAACATGGTCTTTCAATTCGAGCATCTGGATTTGTGGGATGCTGTTAAAAAGAAGGATCTTGATGTTGTCGGCTTGAAAAGAACGCTAACGAAGTGGCAGAAGGGTCTTGAAAATGATGGCTGGAATGCTTTGTTCATTGAGAACCATGACAAGCCGCGCATCGTTTCCACCTGGGGCAACGACGGGGAGTTCTGGAAGCAGAGCGCAACTTCGATGGCTGCGATGTACTTTTTAATGCAGGGCACGCCGTTTATCTATCAGGGCCAGGAGATTGGCATGACGAATGTCCAATTCCCTTCGATTGATGATTATGACGACGTCGCTGTGAAAAATATGTACCGCCTGCGCCGTGAAGAGGGTGTACCACATGAAGAAATCATGGAAATCATTTGGTCATCATCACGTGATAACAGCCGCACACCGATGCAGTGGTCTGATGATATGAATGCAGGATTTACGAGCGGAACACCATGGATGAAGGTCAATCCGAATTATACAGATATTAATGTAAAAGCTCAGGCGGAGCAGGAAGATTCAATTCTTTCTTTTTATAAAAAAATGATCAGCGTGAAAAAGAATAATCAAGTTTTCACATATGGGAAATATGATTTGCTGATGGAAGAGGATGCACAGGTTTATGCCTATACCCGGACATCCGAAAACGACCGTGTTGTCGTCATCGCAAATCTTACCGGAAGAGATGCAGCGTTTAATGTGGAGGGAATTTCACTTCAAAACGAACAGTTATTGTTAAACAACTACCTGGTTGACGGGCATGAAAACACGTCGAAAATTGATTTGAAACCATATGAGGCACGGATTTATCGATTATAATAAAGAAAAACAGGGGTTCAGGAAAACTGGAGCCCCTTTTCTTATTATTTATTAGTGAAAGGATGAGAATATATGGCGCAGGTTAAAACAAATGCAATGCGCATATTGGATGCCAAAAAGATTCCATATGAGCTGATTACATACGATAGCACGGATGGCAGGATTGATGGAGTTTCAGTTGCGGAAAAAATCGGCAGGAAAACCGAGGAAGTATATAAAACGCTGGTCGCCCAGGGAGCGAGCAAAAATATTTATGTATTTGTCATTCCCGTCGAAGCTGAACTTGACCTGAAAAAAGCGGCAAAAGCCGCAGGTGAAAAAAAGGTTGAGATGATACCCGTAAAGGATATTCAAAAATGGACAGGCTACATCCGCGGGGGCTGCTCACCAGTCGGCATGAAAAAGGAGTATAAAACCTTTATCGACCAAAGTGCAGCTCAATTAGAAGCAATCGTCGTCAGCGGCGGAAAGATTGGTGTGCAAATGGATGTGGCGGTGGCAGACATCCAAAAGATTACAACGGCAGAAATCATAGATTTGAAGAAATAAAAATTTTCATAAAAAGTACTGGCACTGGGCATTCACCCAATCAGGGACACTGCATATGATAGTGGAGGAAAAACAAATCTTTGCTATGTCACCTAAAAGGAGTGGTTTGAGTGGCAGGGAAAATTAGAAACTATTATGCAGGCGGGAATACAGTTCTTGGTTTTTACAGCTTGTTTGCATCGAATCTTGCAGGACTGGACCGGTTGTTTATTTTAAAAGGCGGCCTGGAACAGGAAAGTCGACGTTTATGAAGAAGGTTGGAAAGGATTGGGCGGACAGAGGTTTTGATATCGAATACTTACATTGTGCATCGGATACCGATTCAATTGACGGTGTCATCATACCGGCTCTAAGTGTCGGAATTGTAGACGGAACAGCTCCGCATGTAATTGAACCGAGTGCACCCGGCGCAATTGAGGAATATGTCAACCTTGGTGAAGCATGGAACTCTGAGAGCCTTCAACAGCAAAAGGAGAATATCCTGAAAATCAACAATAAAATCAAGGATGCCTATCATACTGCGTACGCCAAGTTTAATGAAGCATTAAAAATTCATGATGATTGGGAAAAAATTTATATTGGCAGCATGGATTTCGAGAAGGCTGATCAGCTGACAAACAAGCTGGCAGAAAGCTTCTTTGGAAAAATGAAGCTGAATAAAAAATCCGATGTACGCCATCGTTTTCTTGGAGCCGCGACGCCTAATGGAGCAGTCGATTTTGTCCCTAATTTAACCGAAGACATTCCAAAAAGATATTTTATCAAAGGCCGCCCAGGCTCGGGCAAATCAACACTGCTGAAAAAACTTGCCGCCAGTGCCGAGGAAATCGGTATTGATGCAGAGGTGTACCATTGCGGTTTTGATCCGAGCAGCCTTGATATGGTCATTTTCCGTGAGCTTGGAATTGCTATCTTTGATAGCACGGCACCACATGAATATTTCCCAAGCCGTGACGGGGATGAAATAATCGATATGTATGAAACACTTATTGCGCCTGGAACAGATGAGATTTTTGCGGATGAAATTGAAAAAATCGCAATGCTTTATAAGAACAAAATGACAGAGGCAACTTCCTATTTATCACAGGCAAAATCCCTTCATGACGAATTGGAAGCGATTTATATAGACGCCATGGATTTCACCGTGGTAAATCGCATCCAGGGGAAAATTAGTGAAGAAATCCGCCAGCTCGCTGAGGCAAAAGGATATTTAACGACCGTTAGGCACTAATGTGCAACAGAACAATCCACTTCAGAGAGCTGAAGTGGATTGTTTCATTATAAGGGGTTTTTCACCAAAATAGGCCATTTGAATACATTAGAAGGAAACCATTTTGAGGGGGAGTACCGATTGGATTATAGATATTACCAGCATCTGCCCGAATTTCTTTTTGAAAACAATGCATGGCAGACACCATACGGAGTACAACAGCAGGGATTAACAAGCTTCAGGCAGTTTCCGGGAGGCGGCCAGTTCCCTGGCGGGGGGCAATTCCCTGGCGGGGGGCAATTCCCTGGCGGGGGGCAATTCCCTGGCGGGGGGCAATTCCCTGGCGGAGGACAGTTCCCTGGCGGAGGACAGTTTCCGGGAAGCGGCGAATTCCCAGGAGGCGGACATCCTGGTGGCCATCAGGCAGGAGGCCGCTGACTTCACCGCCGCCATCGGCCGTTCCACAGGAAGGCCCAGCTCTATTTGCTGTTGACCCTGGCGCAATTAGACGATGCCTATATCGATTCACTTATGTTTGGCTGAATAATGGGAGGAATTTCTGGTTCTATCCAACCTTTTTGGGAAGGACATCAATTGCTGGATATCGTTGGCGGAGATTTAGGTGGGAGTACTACGGAACTGATTTAAATAGAATCCGTTCATTCAGATGTCAGTAACAAGCAAACGGTTATAAGGGAGCCTTTTGGGGAAAATAATGTATATATTTATTTCACCAAGGAGGCGGCCGTATGAAAAAAGAGAATGAAACAATCCAAGCGAATCTAGAGATCAATGAACAGCTGGAGGACGGGAAAGTACACGCTTCGGCTAAGGGCGAGACAGAAGCACAAAGTGCGAATCTGGAAATGCAGGATCGTTTTAGAGGTGAGAAAGAAAAGCCGCCGAAGGCGTGTCACCGGCGTTTGTGTATAATCCAGCTGTAGATTTAAATCCTGAGGACGAAAAATAAAGCCGGCATAAATGCCGGCTTCTGTTTTATTTCAATATTTTTATTGTAACGGTTTTTCTTCCCCAATTAATGGCTTGCTTTTGGGATGGAAAGAAGATATCGATTACGTTTCCTTTAATCGCGCTTCCTTTGTCTGCAGCTATAGCATAGCCGTAACCCTCAACATATACCTTTGTGCCTAATTTGATGAATTTAGGATCAACAGAAATGACCTTTTGATTAGGGTTCTTCTTTAAGTTAATGCCTGTCGCTGTAATTCCTGAGCAGCTTTTGCAGTTCATTGTATAAGCAGATGCCTGAACCTTAAATTCTTTTACTACAGCTGGAGACTGCTTTTTAACAGCGGCCGTCTGTTTTTTAACTACTGTAGCGCTGGCTTTCACTAGCTTTACCGTTAATTTTTGGTTGATCTTAATTTTATCGGAAGCCAGGTGATTCATTTGTTTTAATTGCGAAATTGAAATATGGTATGTTTTTGCGATTTTGTATAATGAATCGCCACTTTTAACTGTATATGTATTAGATGCTGCTAAAGCTCCGTTATTGAATCCAAATATGAAAAAGAAAGCTGTAGTTAGTGTGAGTAGTATTTTTTTCAAATCCTTAAACCCCTTTTCTATCAGTACTATTAAAATAGCACACCAATGTTACAGTTATGTTTCAATAGTTTACTAGTTTTGTTACAAATTGTTTGATTATTGAAAAAAATTAACACAGCATTTTCATAGTAAAAAAATAAAAGGACAAGCCCAATTTCTATCAAATCGGGCTTGTCCAGTGTCTAAAGCTGGTTTTTACTTAGTCTTGCTGCGTTGGTCCTTATTGCGTTTGTTGCCTTTGCTATTGTCTCCGCTGATAAATTCATTCGCCAATTCTGCCTGGTAGTGCCCCTGCTGCGGTGCATTCTGATTTCCGCTACCTTTGTTAATCTTCTTGGTCATTTCAACATCTCCTTCCTACAGTCTAGTTTTAGTTTGCCAAGCTCTTTTTCAATTATTAATTTTTCAAGAAGTAGGAAGATGATGTCATTTTGTCGAAAGGGATGAAATGAACTTTTTAAAAAGAATAGGAAGTGGCCCAATAATGAATGTCTTTTTGCAAAAAGCAGCTCCAACAGAAAAAAATATCCTGCGGAATCTTTATTCCTTTTATCTGCATGACCTATCCGCTTATTCTGCTTCGCTGAAAACGAATTCAGAAGGCACGTTTGAATTTGATGCATTTGACCTAATATGGGAAAAGGAAGGGCTTACCCCTTATTTCATTAAATACAATGAAGAACTGGCGGGTTTTTTATTGCTGATTGAACCACCGCTTGCAAAAAGAGCGGATTATTCCATCAACGACTTTTTCCTTTTTAACCAGTACCGCCGAAAAGGAATCGGAGAGGAAGCATTAAGAATTCTATGGGATGAGAAGCCGGGCAGCTACTATATCGTCCAACTAAGTACCAATCAAAAAGCAGTCGCATTTTGGAAAAAAATCTTTCAACGTTTTTCTTTGCCGTTTGAAGAAACGCTTGGAACGGAAGATGGGGAGGAAATCGTTTCACAGATCGTTTCAGCTGAAATCATTAAGGAGTTGAAGTGAAGTGGAATCTCTGGTGCACCTATTAACCAATCGATTTGAAGAACATGGGGATAATGTAAAGGCGGGTCCGATGAAGGCATATATGAAAAATCACTTTCCCT encodes:
- a CDS encoding S8 family serine peptidase; protein product: MKKCLSGLMTLLMLFSLFLPGISRANAEVSGAVMDSNLLKQLETATGDLQVIVTFDGKGAPSQENLALLKNLGISKGITMKSLPIAGVLATKDQINKLAATQEVKSIYLNKKLTYSNYDATNVTGVDKARTDTSMQKANGGMPITGKGVGVVINDSGVDGTHKDLQYGNHLVQNVLGSTNLNSLDSTLLPVTYVENVPNTDNNSGHGTHVAGTVGGTGASSNGKYEGVAPGADLIGYGSGAALFVLDGIGGFDYALTHQSQYNIRIITNSWGTTGDFDPYDPINLASKAAYDHGITVLFAAGNEGPGENTHNPYAKAPWVISVAAGEKDGSLADFSSRGTKGVGGTFEMDGRTWKWEDRPTVTAPGVDIISTRVLGPVSSLGATSDAEMIEPAYLPYYTVMSGTSMATPHVAGIAALLLEAKPTLTPDDIKKVLQDTATNMPGYETWEVGAGYVNAFDALDAVMFGKTYGKTVNAYQIFNSNVNSTVDRSAFQVDYNPVTLGSNSFTFTVQDGVSQLTARVDAKGLLEQTGNPINLVLIAPDGTEYSSGVSLLFPLYTDRTVSVNTPVAGQWKAEVRGLRGNEANPVGTALPETVKGTLALSKVSGFTGLNDIAGHPAADAIKMAVNERLVDGYADGTYKPNQILLRKELARYLVMGSGIRQSQAVIVPNVSSADLPFVQAVVAKGAAIRDELQTQNGVMLLDSAGSFNGSGP
- a CDS encoding alpha-glucosidase — translated: MKKIWWKEAVGYQIYPRSFQDSNGDGIGDLQGIIQRLDYIKELGIDVIWICPMYKSPNDDNGYDISDYEDIMEEFGTMADFDQLLSEVHQRGMKLIIDLVPNHTSDEHPWFIESRSSKDNPKRDWYIWRDGKNGAEPNNWESIFGGSAWQYDEVTDQYYMHVFSTKQPDLNWENSEVRGAVYSMMNWWLDKGIDGFRIDAISHIKRRPGLPDMPNPNNEKYVSSFDMHMNQEGIHEFLSEIQASTYGKYDVMTVGEANGVSIEEADQWVGEEKGKMNMVFQFEHLDLWDAVKKKDLDVVGLKRTLTKWQKGLENDGWNALFIENHDKPRIVSTWGNDGEFWKQSATSMAAMYFLMQGTPFIYQGQEIGMTNVQFPSIDDYDDVAVKNMYRLRREEGVPHEEIMEIIWSSSRDNSRTPMQWSDDMNAGFTSGTPWMKVNPNYTDINVKAQAEQEDSILSFYKKMISVKKNNQVFTYGKYDLLMEEDAQVYAYTRTSENDRVVVIANLTGRDAAFNVEGISLQNEQLLLNNYLVDGHENTSKIDLKPYEARIYRL
- the ybaK gene encoding Cys-tRNA(Pro) deacylase, which translates into the protein MAQVKTNAMRILDAKKIPYELITYDSTDGRIDGVSVAEKIGRKTEEVYKTLVAQGASKNIYVFVIPVEAELDLKKAAKAAGEKKVEMIPVKDIQKWTGYIRGGCSPVGMKKEYKTFIDQSAAQLEAIVVSGGKIGVQMDVAVADIQKITTAEIIDLKK
- a CDS encoding 3D domain-containing protein, with the protein product MKKILLTLTTAFFFIFGFNNGALAASNTYTVKSGDSLYKIAKTYHISISQLKQMNHLASDKIKINQKLTVKLVKASATVVKKQTAAVKKQSPAVVKEFKVQASAYTMNCKSCSGITATGINLKKNPNQKVISVDPKFIKLGTKVYVEGYGYAIAADKGSAIKGNVIDIFFPSQKQAINWGRKTVTIKILK
- a CDS encoding GNAT family N-acetyltransferase, which gives rise to MNVFLQKAAPTEKNILRNLYSFYLHDLSAYSASLKTNSEGTFEFDAFDLIWEKEGLTPYFIKYNEELAGFLLLIEPPLAKRADYSINDFFLFNQYRRKGIGEEALRILWDEKPGSYYIVQLSTNQKAVAFWKKIFQRFSLPFEETLGTEDGEEIVSQIVSAEIIKELK